From Rhodovastum atsumiense, a single genomic window includes:
- the nirB gene encoding nitrite reductase large subunit NirB, translated as MNMLAPSRRRLVLVGNGMAGIRTLEEILARAPAAFDITVFGAEPHGNYNRIMLSPVLAGDKSFADIVTHDRPWYAERGIELIAGEAVAEIDRTARVVRGEYGTTRPYDVLLLATGSEPFIIPVPGADLPGVVGFRGIADVETMLGAARTGAPAVVIGGGLLGLEAASGLARRGMDVTVLHLMPTLMERQLDPVSAGMLRDDLTARGLTILTEANTKAILGEGRVQVVQLADGREIPAELVVMAVGIRPNATLARAAGLACGRGVRVDDAMRSSDPHVFAVGECIEHRGATYGLVAPLWDMAKVCADALTGVADTAYVPAVTGTRLKVTGIDMFSAGDFLGDAGTEEIVFRDAARGVHKRLVLRGDTLAGVVLYGDAADAAWYFGMLKAGTDVSALRDGLIFGPAIAGAPAAGVESLPDTAEICGCNGVSKGRIVEAITRLKLTTVEAVRAHTKASASCGNCTCQVEALLQHTAGSAYDAAPKVRPMCKCTPHGHDAVRAEIRARGLKTIPAVMRALDWATPDGCASCRPALNYYLLCEWPGEYVDDAQSRFVNERLHANIQKDGTYSVVPRMWGGVTTAAELRAIADVVERYAIPGVKVTGGQRIDLLGVTREQLPQVWRDLNAAGMVSGHAYGKALRTVKTCVGSEWCRFGTQDSTAMGIALEKMAWGSWTPHKTKLAVSGCPRNCAEATIKDFGVIAVESGWELHVAGNGGIKVRVTDLLTKVATPEEVLEYAAAFLQLYREEARYLERTAPWVERVGIDSIRRRLVDDPDGRRALRDRFLHAQRFAQDDPWAQEAEKAERFTDLAVVE; from the coding sequence ATGAACATGCTCGCACCCAGCCGCCGTCGCCTCGTGCTGGTCGGCAACGGCATGGCCGGCATCCGCACGCTGGAGGAAATCCTCGCCCGCGCGCCAGCCGCCTTCGACATCACCGTGTTCGGCGCCGAGCCACACGGCAACTACAACCGCATCATGCTGTCCCCGGTGCTTGCCGGGGACAAGAGCTTTGCCGACATCGTCACGCATGACCGTCCCTGGTACGCGGAACGCGGCATCGAGCTGATCGCCGGCGAGGCAGTCGCCGAGATCGACCGCACCGCCCGCGTGGTGCGCGGCGAGTACGGCACCACGCGCCCCTATGACGTGCTGCTGCTCGCCACCGGATCAGAGCCCTTCATCATCCCCGTGCCCGGCGCCGATTTGCCGGGCGTGGTCGGGTTCCGCGGTATCGCCGATGTCGAGACCATGCTCGGCGCGGCGCGCACGGGCGCTCCGGCAGTGGTGATCGGCGGTGGCCTGCTCGGGCTCGAAGCCGCCAGCGGCCTTGCCCGCCGCGGCATGGACGTGACCGTGCTGCACCTGATGCCGACGCTGATGGAGCGTCAGCTCGATCCGGTCTCCGCCGGCATGCTCCGCGACGATCTCACCGCGCGCGGCCTGACCATCCTCACTGAAGCCAATACCAAAGCCATCCTGGGCGAGGGCCGAGTCCAGGTCGTGCAACTGGCCGACGGGCGCGAGATCCCGGCCGAACTCGTGGTCATGGCGGTCGGCATCCGCCCGAACGCGACGCTGGCGCGGGCGGCGGGACTCGCCTGTGGCCGCGGCGTGCGCGTGGACGACGCCATGCGCAGTTCCGATCCGCATGTCTTCGCAGTCGGCGAGTGCATCGAGCATCGCGGCGCCACCTACGGCCTCGTCGCCCCGCTCTGGGACATGGCCAAGGTCTGCGCGGATGCCCTCACCGGGGTCGCCGACACGGCCTATGTCCCCGCCGTCACCGGCACAAGGCTGAAGGTCACCGGCATCGACATGTTCTCCGCCGGTGACTTCCTCGGCGATGCCGGTACCGAGGAGATCGTCTTCCGCGACGCCGCCCGTGGCGTGCACAAGCGCCTCGTGCTGCGCGGCGACACGCTTGCCGGTGTCGTGCTCTACGGCGATGCCGCCGATGCCGCCTGGTATTTCGGCATGCTCAAGGCCGGCACCGACGTTTCGGCGCTGCGCGACGGCCTGATCTTCGGCCCCGCAATTGCCGGTGCCCCCGCCGCCGGTGTGGAAAGCCTGCCCGACACCGCCGAGATCTGCGGCTGCAACGGCGTCTCCAAGGGCCGCATCGTCGAGGCCATCACTCGCCTGAAGCTCACCACCGTGGAAGCGGTGCGCGCCCATACCAAGGCCTCCGCTTCCTGCGGCAACTGCACCTGTCAGGTGGAGGCGCTGCTGCAGCACACCGCCGGCAGCGCTTATGACGCGGCCCCCAAGGTCAGGCCGATGTGCAAATGCACCCCGCACGGCCATGACGCGGTGCGCGCGGAGATCCGCGCCCGCGGGCTGAAGACCATCCCGGCGGTGATGCGCGCGCTTGACTGGGCCACGCCGGATGGCTGCGCGTCCTGCCGCCCGGCGCTGAACTACTACCTGCTGTGCGAATGGCCCGGGGAGTATGTCGATGACGCCCAGAGCCGCTTCGTCAACGAGCGCCTGCACGCGAACATCCAGAAGGACGGCACCTATTCGGTGGTGCCCCGCATGTGGGGCGGCGTCACCACCGCCGCCGAGCTGCGCGCCATCGCCGACGTGGTGGAGCGCTACGCCATCCCCGGCGTGAAGGTCACCGGCGGCCAGCGCATCGACCTGCTCGGCGTCACCCGCGAGCAACTGCCGCAGGTCTGGCGCGACCTCAACGCCGCCGGCATGGTGTCCGGCCACGCTTATGGCAAGGCGCTGCGCACGGTGAAGACCTGCGTGGGCTCCGAGTGGTGCCGCTTCGGCACGCAGGATTCCACCGCCATGGGCATCGCCCTGGAAAAGATGGCCTGGGGCAGTTGGACGCCGCACAAGACCAAGCTCGCCGTCTCCGGCTGCCCGCGCAACTGCGCCGAGGCCACGATCAAGGATTTCGGCGTCATCGCGGTGGAGAGCGGCTGGGAACTGCACGTCGCCGGCAATGGCGGCATCAAGGTGCGCGTCACCGACCTGCTCACCAAGGTCGCCACGCCCGAGGAGGTGCTGGAATACGCCGCCGCCTTCCTGCAGCTCTATCGCGAGGAGGCGCGCTACCTGGAGCGCACCGCCCCCTGGGTCGAGCGCGTCGGTATCGACAGCATCCGCCGGCGCCTCGTCGACGATCCCGATGGCCGTCGCGCCCTGCGCGATCGCTTCCTGCACGCGCAGCGTTTCGCCCAGGACGATCCCTGGGCGCAGGAGGCCGAGAAGGCTGAGCGGTTCACCGATCTTGCCGTGGTGGAGTGA
- a CDS encoding ABC transporter substrate-binding protein, producing the protein MAAPARAEAVIHIGYLRWTEPRLAISLLDRPAADDGLAGARLALADNNSTGSFIGQRYEWQTIPVRAGDDVVGALNRLADDGIGLVLTDAPAPTILQLAPVASQRGITLFNIAAPDDALREENCSAAVIHVAPSRSMLADALAQYLVWKKWSRWVLAAGSHPDDALLADAYRRAAQRFGARIVKEIIYKDTGGSRQTDTGLLQTQQQMPVFTQGLPEYDVLVAADENEVFAGYLPYRTWDPRPVAGSAGLRPVTWDASSESWGGTQVQDRFRRMFHRGMTPLDMQAWTAMRLIGEAASRGGAEPQKLIGQLRSPDFGVGAHKGQKLTLRAWNGQLRQPILLSDGRNVVSVSPQPGFLHQVNELDTLGVDRPETRCKLP; encoded by the coding sequence GTGGCCGCACCGGCCCGGGCCGAGGCGGTGATCCACATCGGCTATCTCCGCTGGACGGAGCCGCGGCTGGCCATCTCCCTGCTCGATCGACCGGCCGCCGACGATGGGCTGGCCGGGGCACGACTGGCACTGGCCGACAACAACAGCACCGGAAGCTTCATCGGCCAACGCTACGAGTGGCAGACCATCCCGGTGCGCGCCGGTGACGACGTCGTTGGTGCGCTGAACCGGCTGGCCGATGACGGCATCGGACTGGTGCTGACCGATGCCCCGGCGCCCACCATCCTGCAGCTTGCCCCCGTGGCATCGCAGCGGGGAATCACCCTGTTCAACATCGCCGCGCCGGACGACGCCCTGCGCGAAGAGAACTGCAGTGCCGCGGTGATCCATGTGGCCCCGTCGCGCAGCATGCTGGCCGACGCGCTGGCGCAGTACCTGGTCTGGAAGAAATGGTCGCGCTGGGTGCTGGCGGCGGGATCGCATCCGGACGATGCGCTGCTGGCCGATGCCTATCGCCGTGCAGCGCAGCGCTTCGGTGCGCGCATCGTCAAGGAGATCATCTACAAGGATACCGGAGGCTCCCGGCAGACCGACACGGGCCTGTTGCAGACGCAGCAGCAGATGCCGGTCTTCACCCAGGGCCTGCCGGAGTACGATGTCCTGGTCGCCGCCGACGAGAACGAGGTGTTCGCCGGCTATCTGCCCTACCGCACCTGGGACCCGCGACCGGTGGCGGGATCGGCCGGGTTGCGCCCGGTGACCTGGGATGCATCGAGCGAATCCTGGGGCGGCACGCAGGTGCAGGATCGCTTTCGGCGCATGTTCCACCGTGGCATGACTCCGCTCGACATGCAGGCCTGGACCGCCATGCGCCTGATCGGCGAGGCCGCGAGCCGCGGCGGCGCGGAACCGCAGAAGCTGATCGGCCAGTTGCGGTCGCCGGATTTCGGCGTGGGCGCCCACAAGGGGCAGAAGCTGACACTGCGCGCCTGGAACGGGCAGTTGCGGCAGCCAATCCTGCTGTCCGACGGCCGTAACGTCGTGTCCGTCTCGCCGCAACCCGGCTTCCTGCATCAGGTGAATGAACTCGACACGCTTGGTGTCGATCGACCGGAAACACGGTGCAAATTGCCATGA
- the folP gene encoding dihydropteroate synthase produces the protein MRLIEPLGLLEGEAARQAIGEGRALRLAGGGAFTLARLIDGDSRRLVAATDLPADWHDLATRLGTTPPDWAGFGAVPVVMGIVNVTPDSFSDGGDRFDPGRACAAGREMVEAGAGILDIGGESTRPGSAPVSPEQEQARILPVIRGLRDLGVPISVDTRHASTMAAALDAGAAIINDVSALAHDPRALAVVAGHGAPVVLMHMRGTPDTMASLAQYQDVAVTVTRELAARVAAAEAAGIPRARIVLDPGIGFAKDLGHNLETLRRLPLLLNLGCRLLVGVSRKSFIGGVVGGIPPKQRDPGSLAAALFALARGASILRVHDVAATVQAVRVWQALSTGLPPH, from the coding sequence ATGCGCCTGATCGAGCCCCTCGGCCTGCTCGAGGGCGAGGCGGCCCGGCAGGCGATCGGCGAGGGCCGGGCGCTGAGGCTGGCGGGGGGCGGTGCCTTCACCCTGGCCCGCCTGATCGATGGCGATTCAAGGCGCCTCGTGGCGGCCACGGACCTGCCCGCCGACTGGCATGACCTTGCCACCCGGCTTGGCACCACCCCGCCCGACTGGGCCGGGTTTGGTGCCGTGCCGGTGGTCATGGGCATCGTCAATGTCACCCCGGACAGTTTCAGCGATGGCGGCGACCGTTTCGACCCCGGCCGCGCCTGCGCCGCGGGACGGGAGATGGTGGAAGCGGGGGCCGGCATCCTCGACATCGGCGGCGAGAGCACGCGGCCCGGCTCCGCCCCCGTGTCGCCGGAGCAGGAACAGGCCCGTATCCTGCCGGTGATCCGCGGCCTGCGCGATCTCGGGGTGCCGATTTCGGTCGACACACGCCACGCATCCACCATGGCGGCCGCGCTCGATGCCGGGGCCGCCATCATCAACGACGTCTCGGCGCTGGCCCACGATCCCCGAGCGCTTGCCGTGGTCGCCGGCCATGGCGCCCCCGTGGTGCTGATGCATATGCGCGGCACCCCCGACACCATGGCCTCGCTTGCCCAGTACCAGGATGTCGCGGTGACGGTGACGCGGGAACTCGCCGCCCGTGTCGCCGCGGCGGAGGCGGCCGGCATTCCCCGCGCCCGGATCGTGCTCGATCCCGGGATCGGCTTTGCCAAGGACCTCGGCCATAACCTGGAGACGCTGCGGCGCCTGCCGCTGCTGCTCAATCTTGGCTGCCGCCTTCTGGTCGGGGTGTCGCGGAAATCCTTCATCGGCGGGGTCGTCGGCGGCATTCCCCCGAAGCAGCGCGATCCCGGATCACTGGCGGCGGCGTTGTTCGCGCTGGCACGCGGGGCCTCGATCCTGCGGGTGCACGATGTCGCGGCGACGGTGCAGGCGGTGCGCGTCTGGCAGGCGCTGTCGACCGGCCTGCCGCCGCACTGA
- a CDS encoding ABC transporter ATP-binding protein, translating to MTPPGPPALMVEKVSHSYGSRPALRDVTLTVPQSRFTALLGLNGAGKTTLFSLVTRLFHTRQGSIQVLGHPVAREPGEALRRLGVVFQARTLDLDLSVMDNLLYHAALHGIGGREARARAEAVLRDVELLVRARDRARLLSGGQMRRVEIARALLHAPRLLVLDEPTVGLDVASRRSILRHVRDLVQNRGVAVLWATHLLDEIDPGDAVVVLHRGRVVAAGEAGEVAAGATDLREAFMRLTCDGQDDAP from the coding sequence ATGACCCCGCCAGGCCCACCGGCGCTCATGGTCGAGAAGGTGAGCCATAGCTATGGCTCCCGTCCGGCGTTGCGGGACGTGACGCTGACGGTGCCGCAATCGCGCTTCACCGCGCTGCTCGGGCTGAACGGCGCCGGCAAGACCACGCTATTCTCCCTGGTGACACGGCTGTTCCACACCAGGCAGGGCAGCATCCAGGTGCTCGGCCACCCGGTGGCGCGCGAACCGGGCGAGGCGCTGCGCCGGCTGGGCGTGGTGTTCCAGGCACGCACGCTCGACCTCGACCTTTCGGTCATGGACAACCTGCTCTATCACGCGGCGCTGCATGGCATCGGCGGGCGCGAGGCGCGGGCACGGGCCGAGGCGGTGCTGCGGGATGTGGAGCTGCTTGTCCGGGCGCGGGACCGGGCGCGGCTGTTGTCGGGGGGGCAGATGCGGCGCGTGGAAATCGCACGGGCCCTGCTGCACGCGCCGCGCCTGCTGGTGCTGGACGAGCCGACGGTCGGCCTCGATGTCGCCTCCCGCAGGAGCATCCTGCGACACGTCCGCGATCTGGTGCAAAACCGGGGGGTCGCCGTGTTGTGGGCGACCCATCTGCTGGACGAGATCGACCCGGGCGATGCCGTGGTGGTACTGCACCGGGGACGGGTCGTGGCGGCGGGCGAGGCCGGGGAGGTCGCCGCGGGAGCGACGGACCTGCGCGAGGCGTTCATGCGCCTGACCTGCGACGGGCAGGACGATGCGCCATGA
- a CDS encoding DUF3280 domain-containing protein, producing the protein MWITASARAGAATNPINAIPVMAVRLPMTLSAVRSGRFIETRMNSHPAAFKGRRTKGSVMDRAGEGKSGERWLALPGVITTLTSLQAQAKPLRTAVFDVEFVDTSLEGEIHGPRPEERERLIRMDAQLRDRRYPRQHQRVLGAGTALPAAQPSACRRLVGAAVTNGRGCQGRVRDPSRLSIAHRAQHSHPSPHDAATVTAPPGRDHGAG; encoded by the coding sequence ATGTGGATCACCGCCTCGGCCCGGGCCGGTGCGGCCACGAATCCCATCAACGCCATTCCGGTGATGGCGGTCCGTCTGCCGATGACGTTGTCGGCGGTGCGGTCTGGACGTTTCATTGAGACCAGGATGAACAGCCATCCGGCCGCGTTCAAGGGCCGCAGGACCAAAGGGAGCGTGATGGACAGGGCAGGGGAGGGAAAATCCGGTGAACGATGGCTGGCCCTGCCCGGCGTCATCACGACGCTGACGTCTTTGCAGGCACAGGCGAAGCCGTTGCGGACCGCAGTGTTCGACGTCGAGTTCGTCGACACCAGCCTGGAAGGGGAAATCCATGGCCCGCGGCCGGAGGAAAGGGAGCGACTGATCCGCATGGATGCACAACTGCGCGATCGTCGATATCCGCGGCAACACCAACGAGTCCTGGGCGCGGGGACTGCGCTTCCTGCTGCGCAACCGTCTGCTTGCCGGCGACTGGTCGGCGCCGCGGTGACGAATGGTCGTGGCTGCCAGGGCAGGGTGCGGGATCCATCGCGCTTGTCCATTGCGCATCGCGCGCAGCATAGTCATCCGAGCCCGCATGACGCCGCAACCGTCACCGCCCCACCTGGCCGGGATCACGGGGCGGGATAA
- a CDS encoding ANTAR domain-containing response regulator encodes MKILLADDDADRAAYLARALRRDGDISVVCALPGQLLHDAVALHAPDVVLVDMTRPDRDTLEGVRQLSGSRPHPVVLFVDEDDPAFMEEAIAAGVCSYNVGSVAPAEVRPVLRAAVALFHRHEQTRAALSEAEARLQERALIDRAKAMLIRTRRCSEPEAYRWLQRQAMAGGRRLADVARAVLQTNGEIAP; translated from the coding sequence GTGAAGATCCTGCTGGCTGACGACGATGCTGATCGGGCCGCCTATCTCGCCCGGGCGCTGCGCCGCGACGGCGATATTTCGGTCGTCTGCGCCCTTCCGGGGCAGCTTCTGCACGATGCCGTGGCGCTGCATGCGCCCGACGTGGTGCTGGTGGACATGACCCGGCCCGACCGCGACACGCTCGAGGGGGTCAGGCAGCTTTCCGGCAGCCGCCCGCATCCGGTCGTGCTGTTCGTGGACGAGGACGATCCGGCGTTCATGGAAGAGGCCATTGCCGCCGGGGTCTGTTCCTACAATGTCGGCTCGGTCGCGCCCGCCGAGGTTCGGCCGGTGCTGCGCGCCGCGGTCGCCCTGTTCCACCGCCATGAACAGACCCGTGCCGCCCTCAGCGAGGCCGAGGCCCGCCTGCAGGAACGGGCGCTGATCGACCGGGCCAAGGCCATGCTGATCCGCACCCGCCGCTGCTCCGAGCCCGAGGCCTATCGCTGGCTGCAGCGCCAGGCCATGGCCGGCGGCCGGCGCCTCGCCGACGTCGCCCGCGCGGTGCTGCAGACCAATGGGGAGATCGCGCCATGA
- a CDS encoding ABC transporter substrate-binding protein, which yields MTAALRLGVLRLADSAPAVLAEAEGLFAAEGVEVALQVEPSWANVADKLAWGMLDAAIMLPPLALAMAAGLRGRRTGLIVPMGISRGGNSVVVARDVPAGADLAPWLRSRAQPPRFAVVHGFSTHNLLLRHWLAAGGIDPDRAVEIVVVPPDRVVGELAAGRIAGFCAGAPWGEVAAEQGVGQVLLGTSSIRPGHPEKCLALAEGLLRSRPGEVAALLRALLRAQRLCADPALAPELAALLAARLALPQAAVRLALPGGGATECIGFAGADAITVGEALWFLAEMRRWGWLEDGADDAAFAARVYRPDVLAELAVG from the coding sequence ATGACCGCCGCCCTGCGCCTCGGCGTGCTCCGTCTTGCCGACAGCGCGCCCGCGGTGCTGGCTGAAGCCGAGGGGCTGTTCGCCGCCGAGGGGGTGGAGGTGGCGCTGCAGGTCGAGCCGTCCTGGGCGAATGTCGCGGACAAGCTGGCCTGGGGCATGCTGGACGCGGCCATTATGCTGCCGCCGCTGGCGCTGGCCATGGCCGCCGGGTTGCGGGGCCGCCGCACCGGCCTGATCGTGCCGATGGGTATCAGCCGCGGCGGCAATTCGGTGGTGGTCGCGCGCGACGTGCCGGCGGGGGCGGATCTGGCCCCCTGGCTGCGCAGCCGCGCGCAGCCGCCGCGCTTCGCCGTCGTGCATGGCTTTTCCACCCATAACCTGCTGCTGCGCCACTGGCTGGCGGCGGGCGGCATCGATCCGGACCGCGCCGTGGAGATCGTCGTGGTGCCGCCCGATCGCGTAGTCGGTGAACTCGCCGCTGGCCGCATTGCCGGCTTCTGCGCCGGTGCGCCCTGGGGGGAGGTTGCGGCGGAGCAGGGGGTCGGTCAGGTCCTGTTGGGCACGTCGTCAATTCGCCCGGGGCATCCGGAAAAATGCCTCGCCCTGGCCGAGGGGCTCTTGCGCAGTCGGCCCGGCGAGGTGGCGGCGCTGCTGCGCGCATTGCTGCGGGCGCAGCGTCTATGTGCCGATCCGGCCCTCGCGCCGGAGTTGGCTGCGCTGCTGGCGGCGCGGCTGGCCTTGCCGCAGGCGGCGGTGCGCCTGGCTCTGCCCGGTGGTGGCGCCACGGAGTGCATCGGCTTCGCCGGGGCGGACGCGATTACGGTCGGGGAGGCGCTCTGGTTCCTGGCGGAGATGCGCCGGTGGGGATGGCTGGAGGACGGCGCCGACGATGCCGCCTTCGCGGCCAGGGTCTACCGGCCGGACGTCCTGGCCGAGCTTGCCGTGGGATAA
- a CDS encoding 4a-hydroxytetrahydrobiopterin dehydratase, with translation MADRPKERVYKDAELQQLLRERLPHWRFEQGHICRAYRTASWKATLMVVNTIGHLAEAAWHHPDLAVSYATVEVRLMTHTAKGITDKDLELAAKIEEVIQWQPARAGGALEGTPEGDERFAYITYDD, from the coding sequence ATGGCGGATCGCCCTAAGGAGCGCGTGTACAAGGACGCCGAACTACAGCAACTTCTGCGCGAACGCCTGCCGCACTGGCGGTTCGAGCAAGGCCATATCTGCCGTGCTTATCGGACGGCATCCTGGAAGGCCACGCTGATGGTTGTCAACACCATCGGCCATCTCGCCGAGGCGGCGTGGCATCATCCCGACCTTGCCGTGTCCTATGCAACCGTCGAGGTCAGGCTGATGACCCACACGGCCAAGGGCATTACCGACAAGGACCTCGAACTCGCGGCGAAGATCGAGGAGGTGATCCAGTGGCAGCCCGCCCGGGCGGGGGGTGCCCTGGAGGGCACGCCGGAGGGCGACGAGCGGTTCGCCTATATCACGTACGATGACTGA
- a CDS encoding nitrate/nitrite transporter produces MTKGFFKAGHLPTLFAAFLYFDLSFMTWVLLGPLGVAISRDLGLTPAEKGLMVAVPVLAGAILRVILGVLVDRYRPKRVGIVAQILVIAGLGVAWALGISSYQGTLLLGVVLGLAGASFAVALPLASSWYPPEHQGTALGLAGAGNSGTVLAALFAPGLAVLFGWQNVIGLATLPLLATLALFILLAKDSPLAPARKRFADYMRLLRIGDAWCFMFFYAVTFGGFVGLASSLTIYFNDAYGLSAVAAGYCTATVVFAGSLVRPLGGAVADRVGGVRALTALYAVAAMAFATIATGPGSIWLAMPVFLIGMLALGMGNGAVFQLVPQRFPREMGIMTGLVGMTGGFGGFYLASSLGYARQITGSYGPGFMVFAGLAAIALVGIAGVGRRWRGTWVALYNAARV; encoded by the coding sequence ATGACCAAGGGTTTCTTCAAGGCCGGGCATCTGCCCACCCTGTTCGCCGCTTTCCTCTATTTCGACCTGAGCTTCATGACCTGGGTGCTGCTCGGGCCGCTCGGCGTCGCCATTTCCCGTGACCTGGGCCTCACCCCGGCCGAAAAGGGGCTGATGGTCGCGGTGCCGGTGCTGGCCGGTGCCATCCTGCGCGTGATCCTCGGCGTGCTGGTCGACCGCTACCGCCCGAAGCGGGTCGGCATCGTCGCCCAGATCCTGGTGATCGCCGGGCTCGGCGTCGCCTGGGCGCTGGGGATCTCCAGCTATCAGGGTACGCTGCTGCTGGGCGTGGTGCTCGGGCTGGCCGGCGCCTCCTTCGCCGTCGCCCTGCCGCTCGCCTCATCCTGGTATCCGCCGGAGCACCAGGGCACCGCGCTCGGCCTCGCCGGCGCCGGCAATTCCGGCACGGTGCTCGCCGCCCTGTTCGCCCCCGGCCTCGCCGTGCTGTTCGGCTGGCAGAATGTGATCGGCCTTGCCACCCTGCCGCTGCTGGCGACGCTGGCCCTGTTCATTCTGCTGGCAAAGGACAGCCCGCTTGCGCCGGCCCGCAAGCGTTTCGCCGATTACATGCGGCTGCTGCGGATCGGCGATGCGTGGTGCTTCATGTTCTTCTATGCCGTCACCTTCGGCGGCTTCGTCGGGCTCGCCTCCTCGCTGACCATCTACTTCAACGATGCCTATGGCCTGTCCGCCGTCGCCGCCGGCTATTGCACCGCGACGGTGGTGTTCGCCGGCTCCCTGGTCCGCCCCCTGGGCGGCGCCGTGGCCGACCGCGTCGGCGGGGTGCGGGCGCTGACCGCGCTCTATGCCGTCGCCGCCATGGCCTTCGCCACCATCGCCACCGGCCCCGGCTCGATCTGGCTGGCGATGCCGGTGTTCCTGATCGGCATGCTGGCCCTGGGCATGGGCAACGGCGCGGTGTTCCAACTGGTGCCGCAGCGCTTCCCGCGCGAGATGGGCATCATGACCGGCCTCGTCGGCATGACTGGCGGCTTCGGCGGCTTCTACCTGGCGTCCAGCCTCGGTTACGCCCGCCAGATCACCGGCAGCTACGGTCCCGGCTTCATGGTCTTCGCGGGGCTCGCCGCCATCGCCCTGGTCGGCATCGCCGGAGTCGGGCGCCGCTGGCGCGGCACCTGGGTCGCCCTCTACAACGCGGCGCGCGTCTGA
- a CDS encoding PQQ-dependent catabolism-associated beta-propeller protein: protein MIRKALRTAVLLLATTLPALPARAFIAYVSNERDNTISVVDLDQMKTVKTVPVGQRPRGITMTPDGREILLCASDDDIIQIIDPKTLAITGTLPSGPDPETFVLHVSGNPLFVSNENDNMVTIIDVAKRQMLAQISTGVEPEGMEVSPDGRTIVNTSETTNMAHFFDVASQRMVASVLVDARPRIAQYRHDGREVWVSAELGGTVSVIDPTRHAVTHRIAFTVPGLRAEAIQPVGLRFAPDDSLAFVALGPANRVAVVDTGSYEVKKYLLVGQRVWQMAFTPDGKYLLTTNGLSNDISVIDVGALRVVKSIPVGRLPWGVVVAPQ, encoded by the coding sequence ATGATTCGAAAGGCGCTACGAACCGCCGTGCTGCTTCTGGCCACGACGCTGCCCGCCTTGCCGGCCAGGGCCTTCATTGCCTATGTCAGCAACGAACGCGACAATACCATCAGCGTCGTCGACCTCGACCAGATGAAGACGGTGAAGACCGTTCCGGTCGGCCAGCGCCCCCGCGGCATCACCATGACACCCGATGGTCGCGAGATCCTGCTGTGCGCCAGCGACGACGACATCATCCAGATCATCGACCCGAAGACATTGGCGATCACAGGCACGTTGCCATCCGGCCCCGATCCGGAGACCTTCGTGCTGCATGTCTCCGGCAACCCGCTGTTCGTCTCCAACGAGAACGACAACATGGTGACGATCATCGACGTCGCCAAGCGCCAGATGCTGGCGCAGATATCGACGGGCGTGGAACCGGAGGGCATGGAAGTGAGCCCGGACGGCCGCACCATCGTCAACACCTCCGAGACGACCAACATGGCGCATTTCTTCGATGTCGCCAGTCAGCGGATGGTGGCCAGCGTGCTGGTCGATGCCAGGCCACGCATCGCCCAGTACCGGCATGACGGGCGGGAGGTCTGGGTGTCCGCGGAACTCGGCGGCACCGTGAGCGTGATCGATCCGACCCGGCACGCGGTGACTCACAGGATCGCCTTCACGGTACCGGGGCTGCGGGCGGAAGCGATCCAGCCGGTGGGCCTCCGCTTCGCCCCGGATGATTCGCTGGCCTTCGTCGCGCTTGGACCGGCGAACCGTGTCGCCGTGGTGGATACCGGAAGCTACGAGGTGAAGAAGTACCTGCTGGTGGGGCAACGTGTCTGGCAGATGGCCTTCACGCCGGATGGGAAATACCTCCTCACCACGAACGGCCTGTCCAACGACATCTCCGTCATCGATGTCGGGGCCTTGAGGGTCGTGAAGTCGATCCCGGTCGGGCGCCTGCCCTGGGGAGTGGTCGTCGCGCCGCAATGA
- a CDS encoding c-type cytochrome has protein sequence MIRIGLLATLLMVASAMAARAQDAAAGEKDFVVCRSCHQIGPTAKNAVGPVLNGVVGRKAGTIPGFSYSEANRNSGLTWTPEELDKYLTSPQTVVPRTKMIFPGIKDETKRKNIIAFLEQYGPDGNRK, from the coding sequence GTGATTCGCATCGGTCTTCTGGCGACCCTGTTGATGGTCGCGTCCGCCATGGCTGCCCGTGCCCAGGATGCGGCGGCCGGGGAGAAGGATTTCGTGGTCTGCCGCTCCTGTCACCAGATCGGCCCGACCGCGAAGAACGCCGTCGGCCCGGTGCTGAACGGCGTGGTCGGCCGCAAGGCCGGCACGATTCCGGGCTTCAGCTATTCCGAGGCCAACCGCAATTCCGGCCTGACCTGGACGCCCGAGGAACTGGACAAGTACCTCACTTCGCCGCAAACCGTGGTTCCCCGCACGAAAATGATCTTCCCGGGAATCAAGGATGAGACGAAGCGCAAGAATATCATTGCCTTCCTGGAGCAATACGGTCCGGACGGAAACAGGAAGTAG